The following proteins are encoded in a genomic region of Streptomyces lunaelactis:
- a CDS encoding restriction endonuclease fold toxin-2 domain-containing protein translates to MSRMGVVRQLRRRVRALLPRTDARALGLRKSQSGQTAVEYIGLVVVAIAIIGALVATGGVPEVGKAIGNKICQAVGGSCGVDGGGDPQAGDDQDQPGAPGRTGDPASDDVGDGGQKTQTQLDYEKALKDLQDAQRDEKSDQDKAIEAAKELAKILAEELGITDALDCITKGDMGACTETLVNVLLSLIGGAVGKLAAKYGAPWKWKKAVELVNKLKKHGGDLYDGLKGLIKNRKRVTEAEKKLADAQRKLDAEKKKPKDRDKPTTCPVSHSFLPGTPVLLADGRRIPIETVRIGDRVIATDPAGGATSARQVTDTITTSDDKDFTRLITRTTSGPAVITATGTHPFWSVDLHRWVDAGDIRPGTLLRTAAGTAVQVGAVESFVGRRTTHDLTVSGSHTYYVAVGDSSALVHNNDCVTKYKLKLKTRPANYGNPRQRAYQRRHAGDTEYQAEGGGEKVWADGFDSDTGELIDAKFVDKPDKSPFIKDSKAPDFIREKVDAEINDEFRRYAAVLKDKGTPVNKMRIVTNDPRAVEYFQDKLRQYGIPGQVVVKP, encoded by the coding sequence ATGTCGCGTATGGGGGTTGTGCGTCAGCTTCGCCGGCGGGTGCGGGCGTTATTGCCGCGTACCGATGCCCGGGCACTGGGGCTGCGGAAGTCGCAGTCGGGGCAGACCGCCGTGGAGTACATCGGTCTGGTCGTGGTCGCGATCGCGATCATTGGTGCTCTGGTGGCGACCGGCGGTGTGCCCGAGGTGGGCAAGGCCATCGGGAACAAGATCTGCCAGGCGGTCGGCGGCAGCTGTGGTGTCGACGGCGGGGGAGACCCGCAGGCGGGGGACGACCAGGACCAGCCCGGCGCCCCGGGCCGTACCGGTGATCCGGCCTCCGACGACGTCGGTGACGGCGGGCAGAAGACCCAGACCCAGCTCGACTACGAGAAGGCCCTCAAGGACCTTCAGGACGCCCAGCGGGACGAGAAGTCCGATCAGGACAAGGCCATCGAGGCCGCCAAGGAGCTCGCGAAGATCCTCGCCGAGGAACTCGGGATCACCGATGCCCTCGACTGCATCACCAAGGGCGACATGGGCGCCTGCACCGAGACGCTCGTCAATGTGCTCCTCAGCCTCATCGGCGGCGCCGTCGGGAAGCTCGCCGCCAAGTACGGGGCGCCGTGGAAGTGGAAGAAAGCCGTCGAGCTCGTCAATAAGCTCAAGAAGCACGGCGGCGATCTCTACGACGGCCTGAAGGGGCTCATCAAGAACCGCAAGCGGGTCACGGAGGCGGAGAAGAAGCTCGCCGACGCGCAGAGGAAGCTCGACGCGGAGAAGAAGAAACCCAAGGACCGCGACAAACCGACCACCTGTCCGGTCAGCCACAGCTTCCTGCCCGGCACACCGGTCCTGCTGGCCGACGGGCGACGCATACCCATCGAGACGGTACGCATCGGGGACCGCGTCATCGCCACCGATCCGGCGGGCGGAGCGACCTCGGCCCGGCAGGTCACGGACACCATCACCACCAGCGACGACAAGGACTTCACCCGCCTCATCACGCGTACGACGTCCGGTCCCGCCGTGATCACGGCGACCGGCACCCATCCCTTCTGGTCGGTGGATCTCCATCGCTGGGTCGACGCGGGCGACATCCGCCCCGGAACGCTGCTGCGCACCGCGGCCGGTACCGCGGTGCAGGTCGGCGCCGTCGAGAGCTTCGTCGGGCGCCGGACCACGCACGACCTGACCGTCAGCGGCAGCCACACCTACTACGTGGCTGTGGGCGACAGCTCGGCGCTCGTCCACAACAACGACTGCGTGACGAAGTACAAGCTCAAGCTGAAGACCCGGCCGGCCAACTACGGCAACCCCCGGCAGCGCGCGTACCAGCGTCGTCACGCCGGCGACACCGAGTACCAGGCGGAGGGCGGCGGCGAGAAGGTCTGGGCGGACGGCTTCGACTCCGACACCGGCGAACTGATCGACGCCAAGTTCGTCGACAAGCCCGACAAGAGCCCGTTCATCAAGGATTCCAAGGCGCCCGACTTCATCCGTGAGAAGGTCGACGCGGAGATCAACGACGAGTTCCGGCGGTACGCCGCCGTCCTCAAGGACAAGGGCACGCCCGTGAACAAGATGCGTATCGTCACGAATGATCCGCGTGCCGTGGAGTATTTCCAGGACAAGCTGCGCCAGTACGGAATCCCTGGCCAGGTCGTCGTGAAGCCGTGA
- the mgrA gene encoding L-glyceraldehyde 3-phosphate reductase, whose protein sequence is MTDSPYYRAAADRYESMEYRRTGRSGLKLPALSLGLWHNFGDDRTLDSQREILRRAFDLGVTHFDLANNYGPPAGSAELNFGKIFAQDFIPYRDELVISTKAGYLMHPGPYGEWGSRKYLLSSLDASLDRMGLDYVDIFYSHRFDPDTPLEETMGALASAVQQGKALYVGVSSYNAEQTAEAARLLKEMGVPALIHQPSYSMINRWIEDDGLLGTLESAGMGCISFVPLAQGLLTGKYLKGIPEGSRATQGKSLDPKLLSDEVVRRLNGLNDIAVRRGQSLAQLAIAWVLRDERMTSALIGASSVKQLEENVAALAGPVLSAEELKEIDTFAVDTEGTNIWAGRS, encoded by the coding sequence GTGACTGACTCCCCTTACTACCGAGCCGCCGCGGACCGCTACGAGTCGATGGAGTACCGGCGTACCGGCCGCTCCGGGCTCAAGCTGCCCGCCCTCTCCCTCGGCCTCTGGCACAACTTCGGCGACGACCGCACCCTGGACTCGCAGCGCGAGATCCTGCGCCGCGCCTTCGACCTGGGTGTGACGCACTTCGACCTGGCGAACAACTACGGCCCGCCGGCCGGCTCCGCCGAGCTGAACTTCGGCAAGATCTTTGCCCAGGATTTCATCCCATACCGCGATGAACTGGTCATTTCGACCAAAGCGGGCTATCTCATGCACCCCGGGCCGTACGGCGAGTGGGGTTCGCGAAAGTACCTGCTGTCCTCGCTCGACGCGTCCCTGGACCGGATGGGTCTGGACTACGTCGACATCTTCTACTCCCACCGCTTCGACCCGGACACCCCGCTCGAGGAGACGATGGGTGCGCTGGCCTCCGCCGTGCAGCAGGGCAAGGCGCTGTACGTGGGTGTCTCGTCGTACAACGCGGAGCAGACCGCCGAGGCGGCCCGGCTGCTGAAGGAGATGGGCGTACCCGCCCTCATCCACCAGCCCTCTTACTCGATGATCAACCGCTGGATCGAGGACGACGGACTGCTCGGCACGCTGGAGAGCGCCGGCATGGGCTGCATCTCCTTCGTGCCGCTGGCGCAGGGCCTGCTCACCGGCAAGTACCTCAAGGGCATTCCGGAGGGCTCGCGGGCCACGCAGGGCAAGTCCCTGGACCCGAAGCTGCTCTCCGACGAGGTCGTACGGCGGCTGAACGGGCTGAACGACATCGCCGTCCGGCGCGGTCAGTCGCTGGCCCAGCTGGCGATCGCCTGGGTGCTGCGCGACGAGCGGATGACCTCCGCGCTGATCGGGGCCTCCAGCGTGAAGCAGCTCGAGGAGAATGTCGCGGCGCTGGCCGGACCGGTTCTGAGCGCCGAGGAGTTGAAGGAGATCGACACCTTCGCGGTGGACACCGAGGGCACCAACATCTGGGCCGGACGGAGCTGA
- a CDS encoding isoprenyl transferase: MNLRDLVYGLYARRVEGRLDHAQVPKHIGVILDGNRRWAKASGGTAEQGHKAGASKIQELLGWCAETDVEVVTLWLLSTDNLDRPDKELIPLLGIIENAVRDLASDGRWRVHHVGTLDLLPARTQSVLKEAEQATVGVDGILVNVAVGYGGRQEIADAVRSLLLEHANKGTSFEELAEIVDVEHISEHLYTRGQPDPDLVIRTSGEQRLSGFMLWQSAHSEYYFCEVFWPAFRKVDFLRALRDYAARHRRYGN, encoded by the coding sequence GTGAACCTGCGCGACCTGGTGTACGGGCTCTACGCACGCCGGGTGGAAGGCCGCCTCGACCACGCCCAGGTGCCGAAGCACATCGGCGTCATCCTCGACGGAAACCGTCGCTGGGCGAAAGCGTCGGGCGGTACGGCCGAGCAGGGACACAAGGCCGGCGCGAGCAAGATCCAGGAGCTGCTGGGCTGGTGTGCCGAGACCGATGTCGAGGTCGTCACCCTCTGGCTGCTGTCCACGGACAACCTGGACCGTCCCGACAAGGAGCTGATCCCGCTCCTCGGCATCATCGAGAACGCGGTACGCGACCTCGCATCGGACGGCCGCTGGCGGGTGCACCACGTCGGCACGCTGGATCTGCTGCCCGCCCGCACCCAGTCCGTACTGAAGGAGGCCGAGCAGGCCACCGTCGGTGTCGACGGGATACTCGTGAACGTCGCCGTGGGATACGGCGGCCGGCAGGAGATCGCCGACGCCGTCCGCTCCCTCCTGCTGGAGCACGCCAACAAGGGCACGAGCTTCGAGGAGCTCGCAGAGATCGTCGATGTCGAGCACATCTCGGAGCACCTCTACACCCGTGGCCAGCCCGACCCCGACCTGGTCATCCGTACCAGCGGCGAGCAGCGGCTGTCCGGATTCATGCTCTGGCAGAGTGCCCACTCGGAGTACTACTTCTGTGAAGTCTTCTGGCCGGCGTTCCGCAAGGTCGACTTCCTGCGTGCGCTGCGCGACTATGCCGCGCGCCACCGCCGCTACGGCAACTGA
- a CDS encoding PhoH family protein has product MVNSTKRRMPDRRTYVLDTSVLLADPSALTRFDEHEVVLPIVVITELEAKRHHPELGYFARQALRLLDDFRIRFGRLDAPIPLGDLGGSLRVELNHSDPGVLPAGFRLGDNDSRILAVARNLQAEGYDVTVVSKDLPLRIKASSVGLLAEEYRAELAITDSGWTGMAELPLSAEQVDLLYGEETLYVPEAADLPVHTGLVLQSERGKALGRVSAEGNVRLVRGDREAFGIHGRSAEQRIALDLLLDPEVGIISLGGRAGTGKSALALCAGLEAVLERRQHQKVMVFRPLYAVGGQELGYLPGTEAEKMSPWAQAVFDTLSAVAGREVIEEVLGRGMLEVLPLTHIRGRSLHDAFVIVDEAQSLERNVLLTVLSRIGANSRVVLTHDVAQRDNLRVGRYDGVVAVVEKLKGHPLFAHVTLTRSERSQIAALVTEMLEEGQI; this is encoded by the coding sequence GTGGTGAACAGCACAAAGCGCCGCATGCCCGACAGGCGCACCTACGTTCTCGACACCAGTGTCCTGCTGGCCGATCCGAGCGCCCTGACCCGCTTCGACGAGCACGAAGTCGTGCTCCCGATCGTGGTGATCACGGAGCTGGAGGCCAAGCGGCACCATCCGGAGCTCGGATACTTCGCCCGGCAGGCGCTGCGCCTGCTGGACGACTTCCGTATCCGGTTCGGCCGCCTCGACGCCCCCATCCCGCTGGGCGACCTCGGCGGCTCGCTGCGCGTCGAGCTCAATCACTCCGATCCCGGCGTCCTTCCGGCCGGCTTCCGATTGGGGGACAACGACTCACGGATTCTGGCGGTAGCGCGAAATCTGCAGGCCGAGGGGTACGACGTCACCGTCGTCTCCAAGGATCTGCCTCTCCGTATCAAGGCCTCGTCCGTAGGCCTGCTGGCGGAGGAGTACCGGGCAGAGCTGGCCATCACCGACTCCGGCTGGACCGGAATGGCCGAACTGCCCCTTTCTGCCGAACAGGTGGACCTGCTGTATGGCGAGGAGACGCTGTACGTCCCCGAGGCGGCGGACCTTCCCGTCCACACCGGTCTCGTCCTCCAGTCCGAGCGCGGCAAGGCGCTGGGCAGGGTCTCGGCCGAGGGCAACGTCCGGCTGGTGCGCGGCGACCGGGAGGCCTTCGGCATCCACGGCCGCAGCGCGGAGCAGCGCATCGCCCTCGATCTGCTCCTGGACCCGGAGGTCGGCATCATCTCGCTCGGCGGCCGGGCCGGCACCGGCAAGTCGGCGCTGGCGCTCTGCGCGGGTCTCGAGGCGGTGCTGGAGCGCAGGCAGCATCAGAAGGTGATGGTCTTCCGGCCGTTGTACGCGGTCGGCGGGCAGGAGCTCGGCTATCTGCCGGGCACCGAGGCCGAGAAGATGAGCCCCTGGGCCCAGGCGGTCTTCGACACCCTCTCGGCCGTGGCGGGCCGTGAAGTGATCGAGGAGGTACTGGGGCGCGGCATGCTCGAGGTCCTGCCGCTCACCCATATCCGTGGCCGCTCGCTGCACGATGCGTTCGTCATCGTCGACGAGGCCCAGTCGCTGGAACGGAACGTCCTGCTGACCGTTCTGTCCCGTATCGGAGCGAATTCCCGGGTCGTCCTGACGCATGACGTGGCACAACGGGACAATCTGCGCGTCGGCCGGTACGACGGAGTCGTCGCCGTGGTCGAGAAGTTGAAGGGCCATCCGCTCTTCGCGCACGTCACCCTCACTCGCTCCGAGCGCTCGCAGATCGCCGCGCTCGTGACCGAAATGCTGGAGGAAGGCCAGATCTAG
- a CDS encoding prepilin peptidase codes for MYATLIAVAALWGAAAGLLVPRAAYRLSVEPEEAWRDTCPAGHPFAGPAGGWLGGGQCAPTHLPGHLLVPALTALSCVALAAATGPRPELAVWLLLAPFAVLLALVDRNVHRLPDRLTLPLAAAAAVLLGLAALAPGDAGSWPTALLGGMILGAFYFLLFLIHPNGMGFGDVKLALSLGVALGWYGWTVLFTGAFAGLLLGSLYGLGLMILRRAGRKTAIPFGPFMILGALAGLLLGGLAAA; via the coding sequence GTGTACGCCACGCTGATCGCCGTCGCCGCCCTGTGGGGTGCCGCCGCCGGGCTGCTCGTCCCGCGCGCCGCGTACCGGCTCTCCGTCGAGCCGGAGGAGGCCTGGCGCGACACCTGCCCCGCCGGGCACCCCTTCGCCGGGCCCGCCGGGGGCTGGCTCGGCGGCGGGCAGTGCGCCCCCACGCACCTCCCCGGACACCTGCTCGTCCCCGCCCTCACCGCCCTCTCCTGCGTCGCCCTCGCCGCCGCCACCGGCCCCCGCCCCGAGCTGGCCGTCTGGCTGCTGCTCGCCCCCTTCGCCGTACTGCTCGCCCTCGTCGACCGCAACGTCCACCGTCTGCCCGACCGGCTGACCCTGCCGCTCGCCGCCGCGGCCGCCGTGCTCCTCGGGCTCGCCGCGCTGGCCCCCGGCGACGCGGGCTCCTGGCCCACCGCGCTGCTCGGCGGGATGATCCTCGGAGCCTTCTACTTCCTGCTCTTCCTGATCCACCCGAACGGCATGGGTTTCGGCGACGTCAAGCTCGCCCTCTCGCTCGGCGTCGCCCTCGGCTGGTACGGCTGGACGGTCCTCTTCACGGGTGCCTTCGCGGGCCTGCTGCTGGGTTCGCTGTACGGGCTCGGGCTGATGATCCTGCGCCGCGCGGGCCGCAAGACCGCGATCCCGTTCGGGCCGTTCATGATCCTGGGCGCGCTGGCCGGACTGCTGCTCGGCGGCCTGGCGGCGGCCTGA
- a CDS encoding OmpA family protein, giving the protein MRFSPGFVPSRAVAIGSLALVLTVVAVPSAGADDGPRPKAVSVFQGKIDVTDPDLKMVDGATLAQGKVLEIKQVVGDEAGNEQREDSNSEVKFSLQAEVLFGKDSAELSSAANSRIRAIADEIRKQNAKKVRVFGFTDDLGSSAHGDVLSKQRADAVHGELSKELAAVGITYEIRGYGEQFPIAENSSEENRRKNRRVEVSFPRGAAS; this is encoded by the coding sequence GCAGGGCCGTGGCCATCGGCTCCCTCGCGCTGGTTCTCACTGTTGTGGCGGTCCCCTCGGCAGGTGCCGATGACGGACCGCGTCCCAAGGCCGTCTCCGTGTTCCAGGGAAAGATCGACGTCACCGACCCCGACCTCAAGATGGTCGACGGCGCCACGCTGGCTCAGGGCAAGGTGCTGGAGATCAAGCAGGTCGTCGGCGACGAGGCGGGAAACGAGCAGCGCGAGGACTCGAATTCCGAGGTCAAGTTCAGCCTGCAGGCCGAAGTCCTCTTCGGCAAGGACAGCGCCGAACTGAGCAGCGCCGCCAACTCCCGTATCAGGGCGATCGCCGACGAGATCAGGAAGCAGAACGCCAAGAAGGTCCGGGTGTTCGGCTTCACCGACGATCTGGGGTCCTCGGCACACGGCGATGTGCTCTCCAAGCAGCGCGCGGACGCGGTGCACGGGGAGCTTTCGAAGGAACTCGCCGCGGTGGGCATCACCTACGAGATCCGGGGCTACGGCGAACAGTTCCCGATCGCCGAGAACAGCTCCGAGGAGAACCGCAGGAAGAACAGGCGGGTGGAGGTCTCCTTCCCCCGCGGAGCGGCCTCCTAG
- a CDS encoding winged helix-turn-helix transcriptional regulator, whose protein sequence is MRTDRDPPPVRFWKPLILWALHDGTYRFGELKRHVSGVSEEMLIQQLRELEADGVVHREVYREVPPRVEYSLTELGQALNTALLPLGEWGDTFMRQILANKSKEPAA, encoded by the coding sequence ATGAGGACCGACCGTGACCCTCCCCCTGTCCGCTTTTGGAAGCCGCTCATCCTGTGGGCGCTGCACGACGGGACGTACCGCTTCGGGGAGCTGAAGCGCCATGTGTCCGGCGTCAGCGAAGAGATGCTGATCCAGCAGCTGCGCGAGCTGGAGGCCGACGGTGTCGTGCACCGCGAGGTGTACCGGGAGGTCCCGCCGCGCGTCGAGTACTCCCTCACCGAACTGGGCCAGGCGCTCAACACCGCGCTGCTGCCGCTCGGCGAGTGGGGCGACACCTTCATGAGGCAGATTCTCGCCAATAAATCGAAGGAGCCGGCGGCCTGA
- a CDS encoding phosphotransferase family protein, which yields MRSNRMPFGERLRDELGTPRSARLLDSSPRSAVWRVELADGPAVVKQLVPETSEKGDVAEAEERYARELAALRMAARVRPAVVPGLLGTDEDERVLVLEYVEHRRPREGWEAEYATALARLHAADTGDAGDVLPRWAGPDAGDIASFLVLAGALAVDVPRGVEDELGELVLRLRKFDGRSALLHGDPCPGNDLHTADGIRFVDFEQACLGNGLMELAYLRIGFPTCWCVTAAPEPLLAEAEAAYRSAWRAATGTDVEGELADACAGWLIRGDALVQRAHRGTADQLARVVGEDWEWGTVSARERLVHRLGVMARTAEGSDSLDGLGRLSTQLRGRMLERWPGLGTVPSRRP from the coding sequence ATGAGGTCGAACCGGATGCCCTTCGGGGAGCGGCTGCGGGACGAGTTGGGTACGCCCCGCAGCGCCCGGTTGCTCGACAGCAGTCCGCGGTCCGCCGTGTGGCGCGTCGAACTGGCCGACGGGCCCGCCGTCGTGAAGCAGCTCGTGCCGGAGACGTCGGAGAAGGGTGACGTCGCCGAGGCCGAGGAGCGGTACGCGCGTGAGCTCGCGGCACTGCGGATGGCAGCGCGCGTACGGCCCGCCGTCGTGCCGGGGCTGCTGGGAACCGATGAGGACGAGCGCGTACTGGTGCTGGAGTACGTGGAGCACCGGCGGCCGCGCGAAGGGTGGGAGGCCGAGTACGCCACGGCTCTCGCCCGGCTGCACGCCGCGGATACGGGCGATGCCGGGGACGTTCTGCCTCGCTGGGCCGGCCCCGATGCCGGGGACATCGCATCGTTTCTGGTCCTCGCGGGTGCGCTGGCGGTCGACGTCCCGAGGGGTGTCGAGGACGAGCTCGGTGAACTCGTGCTGCGGCTGCGGAAGTTCGACGGGCGGAGCGCTCTGCTGCACGGGGATCCCTGTCCCGGCAACGATCTGCACACCGCCGACGGGATCCGGTTCGTCGACTTCGAGCAGGCCTGCCTGGGCAACGGGCTCATGGAGCTCGCGTATCTGCGCATCGGCTTCCCCACCTGCTGGTGCGTCACCGCCGCCCCCGAACCGCTGCTCGCCGAGGCCGAAGCGGCGTACCGCAGCGCCTGGCGTGCGGCGACGGGTACGGACGTCGAGGGCGAGCTCGCCGACGCCTGCGCGGGCTGGCTGATCCGCGGTGACGCGCTGGTCCAGCGGGCGCACCGGGGGACCGCCGACCAGTTGGCCCGGGTCGTGGGCGAGGACTGGGAGTGGGGGACGGTGAGCGCGCGGGAGCGGCTGGTGCACCGGCTCGGGGTCATGGCGCGGACGGCGGAGGGCAGCGACTCACTGGACGGGCTCGGACGGCTCAGTACGCAGCTGCGCGGGCGCATGCTGGAGCGCTGGCCCGGACTGGGGACCGTGCCGAGCCGAAGGCCATGA
- a CDS encoding transglycosylase SLT domain-containing protein, with product MSRISVRGFAVASATAVTTVGAVVGVASGNTLPAGDDLEAAAADATLLADIPMGQQAQVQVSSLTQQADAQAAAADAAAKKSAEEAARISAAKTAEAKKEAAEDEAEREAEEARANRDAVRDASSFSAQGSYTVAEVKAIARQMVPADQFQCFSNIVDHESTWNYRAQNPSSGAYGLVQALPGSKMSSAGDDWQTNPATQIKWGLNYMNSRYDSPCGAWSFWQANHWY from the coding sequence GTGAGCCGGATCTCGGTCCGGGGGTTCGCCGTGGCATCAGCCACCGCGGTCACCACCGTTGGCGCCGTCGTGGGCGTCGCGTCGGGCAACACCCTGCCCGCGGGCGACGATCTCGAGGCGGCCGCAGCCGACGCGACGCTCCTCGCGGACATACCCATGGGCCAGCAGGCCCAGGTTCAGGTCTCGTCCCTGACGCAGCAGGCCGACGCACAGGCCGCTGCCGCCGACGCGGCCGCGAAGAAGTCCGCCGAGGAAGCCGCCCGCATCTCGGCCGCGAAGACCGCCGAGGCGAAGAAGGAAGCCGCCGAGGACGAGGCCGAGCGCGAGGCCGAGGAAGCGCGCGCCAACCGCGATGCGGTGCGCGACGCCTCCAGCTTCTCCGCGCAGGGCTCCTACACCGTCGCCGAAGTCAAGGCGATCGCACGGCAGATGGTCCCCGCCGACCAGTTCCAGTGCTTCAGCAACATCGTGGACCACGAGTCCACCTGGAACTACCGCGCACAGAACCCCTCTTCCGGTGCGTACGGTCTCGTCCAGGCACTGCCCGGCTCGAAGATGTCCTCGGCCGGCGACGACTGGCAGACAAACCCGGCAACCCAGATCAAGTGGGGCCTGAACTACATGAACAGCCGTTACGACAGCCCTTGTGGCGCGTGGTCGTTCTGGCAGGCCAACCACTGGTACTAA
- a CDS encoding DUF2079 domain-containing protein has product MRTFSDKVAIRRGVLRSLIPAPSPEPGSRPLPLPAALLLGWAALFLLYATVAVRRHTLLRTTGYDLGIFEQAVRAYSQFRAPIVPLRGDHFNLLGDHFHPALAVLAPLYRLWPSPLCLLLAQSALLALAVVPLARWALRELGRRPAHVIAVGYGLSWGIASAAAFDFHEVALAVPLLSFALEALGRRRFGPAVAWSAPLVLVKEDLGLTLAALGCYVAWKGPRRLGVVTAAAGLLASAVEIKLLLPAFNPAGGYAHGGNLAEDTHSSLLTTIAFAPLDALRPDIKAMTLILVFAPSALLALRSPLAILAVPTLAWRMLSQVGFHWGTSFHYSAVLMPIVLAGLIDTLRHWRGTDHPLAARHVRASLVTVLAVTLVMLPSFPLAQVAQRATWHTTPHIKAARSLLDRIPDGATVAASNRFVPQLTSRCEVVLFPAFPVDARLYEYDKTRLPRPTAEWIIHDRRAPEAWPYPSGHWPYPPEQQQAELAAAQEKYGYVRVARRDGITLLRLRHEDRP; this is encoded by the coding sequence ATGCGGACATTTTCTGACAAAGTGGCGATTCGGCGAGGTGTACTACGGTCCCTCATCCCCGCCCCCTCGCCGGAACCCGGATCCCGCCCGCTGCCGCTTCCCGCCGCCCTCCTCCTGGGCTGGGCGGCGCTCTTCCTGCTCTACGCCACCGTCGCCGTACGCCGCCACACGCTGCTCCGCACCACCGGTTACGACCTCGGCATCTTCGAACAGGCCGTACGCGCCTACTCCCAATTCCGGGCGCCCATCGTCCCGTTGCGCGGTGACCACTTCAATCTGCTCGGCGACCACTTCCACCCCGCGCTCGCCGTCCTCGCCCCCCTCTACCGCCTCTGGCCGTCCCCCCTCTGCCTCCTCCTCGCCCAGTCGGCGCTGCTCGCCCTCGCCGTCGTACCGCTCGCCCGCTGGGCCCTGCGGGAGCTCGGCCGCCGCCCGGCGCACGTCATCGCCGTCGGCTACGGCCTGAGCTGGGGCATCGCATCGGCCGCCGCCTTCGACTTCCACGAGGTCGCGCTCGCCGTACCGCTGCTCTCCTTCGCCCTGGAGGCCCTCGGCCGCCGACGCTTCGGCCCCGCCGTCGCCTGGTCTGCCCCGCTGGTCCTGGTCAAGGAGGACCTGGGCCTCACGCTCGCCGCCCTCGGCTGCTACGTCGCCTGGAAGGGCCCGCGCCGCCTGGGCGTCGTCACCGCCGCGGCCGGTCTGCTCGCCTCCGCCGTCGAGATCAAGCTGCTGCTGCCCGCCTTCAACCCGGCGGGCGGATACGCGCACGGCGGCAATCTCGCCGAGGACACCCACAGCTCACTGCTCACCACCATCGCCTTCGCCCCGCTCGACGCGCTGCGCCCCGACATCAAGGCCATGACCCTCATCCTGGTCTTCGCCCCGTCGGCGCTGCTGGCGCTGCGCTCCCCGCTCGCGATCCTCGCCGTGCCCACGCTCGCCTGGCGGATGCTGTCGCAAGTCGGCTTCCACTGGGGCACGTCCTTCCACTACAGCGCCGTCCTGATGCCCATCGTCCTCGCCGGCCTCATCGACACGCTGCGGCACTGGCGCGGCACGGACCATCCGCTCGCCGCCCGCCATGTCCGCGCCTCGCTCGTCACCGTCCTCGCCGTGACGCTCGTCATGCTGCCGTCGTTCCCCCTCGCCCAGGTGGCCCAGCGGGCCACCTGGCATACGACGCCCCACATCAAGGCGGCCCGCTCGCTGCTCGACCGGATCCCGGACGGAGCGACGGTCGCCGCCTCCAACCGCTTTGTCCCGCAGCTCACTTCACGCTGCGAGGTCGTTCTCTTCCCGGCCTTCCCGGTCGACGCGCGGCTGTACGAGTACGACAAGACGCGGCTGCCCCGCCCCACGGCCGAGTGGATCATCCATGACCGCAGGGCGCCGGAGGCGTGGCCGTACCCCTCGGGCCACTGGCCCTACCCGCCCGAGCAGCAGCAGGCCGAACTGGCCGCCGCGCAGGAGAAGTACGGCTATGTGCGCGTCGCCCGGCGCGACGGCATCACGCTGTTGCGCCTCAGGCATGAGGACCGACCGTGA
- a CDS encoding DUF192 domain-containing protein has protein sequence MGRDRQWRNGTGVLRISGRDASAPVPVPVEIAASYGARRRGLLGRDGIEGAILLTPCNSVHTFRMRFSIDVAYLNRGLRIVDVHTMKPGRFGRPRLRARHVLEAEAGAMAAWGLRPGVRLAIDV, from the coding sequence ATGGGTCGAGATCGTCAATGGCGAAATGGCACAGGGGTGTTGAGGATCAGCGGACGGGACGCGAGTGCGCCGGTGCCGGTGCCGGTCGAGATCGCCGCTTCGTACGGAGCGCGGCGGCGCGGTCTGCTCGGGCGGGACGGGATCGAGGGCGCGATCCTGCTGACCCCGTGCAACAGCGTGCACACCTTCCGGATGCGCTTCTCCATCGATGTGGCCTACCTGAACAGGGGGTTGAGGATCGTCGATGTGCACACGATGAAGCCGGGGCGGTTCGGCAGGCCGCGGTTGCGCGCGCGGCACGTGCTGGAGGCGGAGGCGGGCGCCATGGCCGCCTGGGGCCTGCGGCCAGGGGTCCGGCTGGCGATCGACGTCTGA
- a CDS encoding cupin domain-containing protein — MDAKPVNLTEALASFDDVYSPRIVARMNDYDVRIAHTAGEHVWHVHEDTDEFFLVLDGRFDVALRAADGTESTVELHKGDTFVVPKGVEHKPSSPGGSILMFEPSGTKSTGDRHDGDIPDHVDSTTGHALS; from the coding sequence ATTGACGCGAAGCCGGTCAACCTCACCGAAGCGCTTGCCTCCTTCGACGATGTCTACAGCCCCCGCATCGTGGCCCGGATGAACGACTACGACGTACGGATCGCCCACACCGCCGGCGAGCACGTCTGGCACGTCCACGAGGACACCGACGAGTTCTTCCTCGTCCTCGACGGCCGGTTCGACGTCGCTCTGCGCGCCGCCGACGGCACCGAGTCCACCGTCGAACTGCACAAGGGCGACACCTTCGTCGTACCGAAGGGCGTCGAGCACAAGCCCTCGTCGCCCGGCGGCTCGATCCTCATGTTCGAGCCGTCCGGTACGAAGTCGACGGGCGACCGGCACGACGGTGACATCCCCGACCACGTCGACAGCACCACGGGACACGCCCTTTCATGA